A segment of the Nilaparvata lugens isolate BPH unplaced genomic scaffold, ASM1435652v1 scaffold5023, whole genome shotgun sequence genome:
TACAACACCTTCAGTGGCTGTGCACAAGTGAAAGCTGTACACGCTTCTGCTTTACTGGGCACCGCTATCGTTGCTGTTGTTGATCAATACAACCGATCACAATTACTACGTGCTGTATTGGATTGTGGCTCCATGAGATCGATTATCACTACCCGAGCTGCCCAGCAACTTGGTATCACCATCATGCCCGCACACATTCAGATTAATGGTATCTCTGAACAAGCGACCGCTGTAAAAGGTACCACTCATTTGACACTGCTATCTCGACCGCAGTTTAACACCTTTCTCCAAACTGAAGCCCTTGTCTTAGAGCAAATAGCTGGTGACCTACCCGCTTTTCCAATCAGCGGTGAGCTCAAAACCTCACTTTCACATTTGGATCTCGCTGACCCTGGTTTTGACCAACCCAATAGGATAGACCTCTTGATTGGAGCTGACATTTATCCTAATGTATTTGTTTCTTCTGCCAATGCTATTATACCAGGAAATCCCGCTGCCTTCGCCACTATATTTGGCTATGTTCTGAGTGGAAAGCTAAATATTGAGGACTCGCCTGCTCCGCTTCATCAGATGCAACTTATCTGCACCATGTTTGCCCGCGAAGAACCGCTTGCTGAGGTCATGAACAAGTTTTGGGAGACTGAAGATGTCCAAATAAATGCGAAACTCTTATCACCTGAAGATGAACTCTGTGAACAGCTCTATGAGTCCACTACCTACTGCAATGATGAAGGCAGATATGTAGTCGCACTCCCCTTCAAGCCTAGCGCGCCTGTTCTTGTTTCAAACCGCAAGCAAGCTTATCGAAGTCACCTTGGATTATTAAAACGCTAGGAAAATTCTTCGGAACTAAAGAAGAAATACGACAACTTCATGACAGAATATCATGAGCTTGGCCATTTGGAACTTGCCAAATCCGCTTCTGACTATGTGATTCCACACcatgcagtttttaaaaataaggacCCCACTCAGAAAATCAGGGTGGTGTTTAATGCTTCCAGCAAGGATACCAATGGGCATTCACTAAATGAGAATTTGTTACCAGGGCCAAAACTGCAGtc
Coding sequences within it:
- the LOC120355865 gene encoding uncharacterized protein LOC120355865, with the translated sequence MRSIITTRAAQQLGITIMPAHIQINGISEQATAVKGTTHLTLLSRPQFNTFLQTEALVLEQIAGDLPAFPISGELKTSLSHLDLADPGFDQPNRIDLLIGADIYPNVFVSSANAIIPGNPAAFATIFGYVLSGKLNIEDSPAPLHQMQLICTMFAREEPLAEVMNKFWETEDVQINAKLLSPEDELCEQLYESTTYCNDEGRYVVALPFKPSAPVLVSNRKQAYRSHLGLLKR